From the genome of Glycine max cultivar Williams 82 chromosome 2, Glycine_max_v4.0, whole genome shotgun sequence, one region includes:
- the LOC100814621 gene encoding CBS domain-containing protein CBSX1, chloroplastic isoform X2, which yields MSSIHLLNTLAVPLRSFSPPSLFPQCHSPLRSSSAVPKRRRFSNSSGFRLASSQTVNSVPRANGTYTVSDFMTKKQDLHVVKTTTTVDEALEALVNNRISGLPVIDEDWNLVGVVSDYDLLAIDSISGGPQSDANLFPDVDSTWKTFNELQKLLSKTNGQVVGDLMTPTPLVVHESTSLEEAARLLLETKYRRLPVVDDDGKLVGLITRGNIVKAALLSKRAGEW from the exons atgagtTCGATTCATTTGTTAAACACTCTTGCTGTTCCGCTTCGTTCTTTTTCTCCTCCGTCGCTCTTTCCGCAATGCCATTCTCCTCTCCGTTCTTCTTCCGCTGTTCCAAAACGGCGTCGTTTCTCTAACTCCTCTGGGTTCCGTCTTGCTTCAAGTCAAACCGTGAATTCGGTTCCG CGTGCGAATGGAACTTACACCGTTTCGGATTTCATGACAAAGAAGCAAGATTTGCATGTTGTCAAAACCACCACCACCGTTGATGAAG cTTTGGAGGCTCTTGTAAACAACAGAATCAGTGGTCTTCCGGTGATCGATGAGGACTGGAATCTG GTTGGAGTTGTTTCTGATTATGACTTATTGGCTATTGATTCGATATCAG GAGGTCCTCAAAGTGATGCAAACTTGTTCCCCGACGTCGATAGTACTTGGAAA ACGTTCAATGAGTTACAAAAGCTGCTTAGTAAGACTAATGGCCAAGTTGTTGGTGACTTGATGACTCCAACTCCACTTGTTGTTCATGAATCGACTAGTCTTGAGGAAGCTGCTAG GCTGTTACTTGAAACAAAATATCGTCGACTACCTGTGGTAGATGATGATGGAAAGCTG GTTGGACTTATTACACGGGGAAATATTGTTAAGGCGGCTCTACTATCAAAACGTGCTGGAGAGTGGTGA
- the LOC100814621 gene encoding CBS domain-containing protein CBSX1, chloroplastic isoform X1, translated as MSSIHLLNTLAVPLRSFSPPSLFPQCHSPLRSSSAVPKRRRFSNSSGFRLASSQTVNSVPRANGTYTVSDFMTKKQDLHVVKTTTTVDEGTSMFYSILLCDLLYSFIYLSLIIFFWILALEALVNNRISGLPVIDEDWNLVGVVSDYDLLAIDSISGGPQSDANLFPDVDSTWKTFNELQKLLSKTNGQVVGDLMTPTPLVVHESTSLEEAARLLLETKYRRLPVVDDDGKLVGLITRGNIVKAALLSKRAGEW; from the exons atgagtTCGATTCATTTGTTAAACACTCTTGCTGTTCCGCTTCGTTCTTTTTCTCCTCCGTCGCTCTTTCCGCAATGCCATTCTCCTCTCCGTTCTTCTTCCGCTGTTCCAAAACGGCGTCGTTTCTCTAACTCCTCTGGGTTCCGTCTTGCTTCAAGTCAAACCGTGAATTCGGTTCCG CGTGCGAATGGAACTTACACCGTTTCGGATTTCATGACAAAGAAGCAAGATTTGCATGTTGTCAAAACCACCACCACCGTTGATGAAGGTACCTCAATGTtctattcaattttattatgtgatttactttattcatttatttatttatcattaataatatttttttggattttagcTTTGGAGGCTCTTGTAAACAACAGAATCAGTGGTCTTCCGGTGATCGATGAGGACTGGAATCTG GTTGGAGTTGTTTCTGATTATGACTTATTGGCTATTGATTCGATATCAG GAGGTCCTCAAAGTGATGCAAACTTGTTCCCCGACGTCGATAGTACTTGGAAA ACGTTCAATGAGTTACAAAAGCTGCTTAGTAAGACTAATGGCCAAGTTGTTGGTGACTTGATGACTCCAACTCCACTTGTTGTTCATGAATCGACTAGTCTTGAGGAAGCTGCTAG GCTGTTACTTGAAACAAAATATCGTCGACTACCTGTGGTAGATGATGATGGAAAGCTG GTTGGACTTATTACACGGGGAAATATTGTTAAGGCGGCTCTACTATCAAAACGTGCTGGAGAGTGGTGA
- the LOC100815146 gene encoding abscisate beta-glucosyltransferase, with translation MALKTGSVEMFFFPFVGGGHQIPMIDTARVFASHGAKSTILVTPSNALNFQNSIKRDQQSGLPIAIHTFSADIPDTDMSAGPFIDTSALLEPLRQLLIQRPPDCIVVDMFHRWAGDVVYELGIPRIVFTGNGCFARCVHDNVRHVALESLGSDSEPFVVPNLPDRIEMTRSQLPVFLRTPSQFPDRVRQLEEKSFGTFVNSFHDLEPAYAEQVKNKWGKKAWIIGPVSLCNRTAEDKTERGKLPTIDEEKCLNWLNSKKPNSVLYVSFGSLLRLPSEQLKEIACGLEASEQSFIWVVRNIHNNPSENKENGNGNFLPEGFEQRMKETGKGLVLRGWAPQLLILEHVAIKGFMTHCGWNSTLESVCAGVPMITWPLSAEQFSNEKLITEVLKIGVQVGSREWLSWNSEWKDLVGREKVESAVRKLMVESEEAEEMTTRVKDIAEKAKRAVEEGGTSYADAEALIEELKARRLARQD, from the coding sequence ATGGCCCTCAAAACTGGTTCAGTTGAAATGTTCTTCTTCCCCTTCGTAGGAGGAGGACATCAGATTCCAATGATAGACACAGCAAGAGTGTTCGCATCTCACGGAGCCAAATCAACCATTCTAGTCACACCCTCCAACGCTCTAAACTTCCAAAACTCAATCAAGCGCGACCAACAATCCGGTCTTCCCATCGCCATTCACACCTTCTCCGCCGACATACCCGACACAGACATGTCTGCCGGTCCCTTCATCGACACCTCGGCCCTCCTCGAACCTCTTCGGCAGCTCCTCATCCAACGCCCCCCGGATTGCATTGTTGTCGACATGTTCCATCGCTGGGCCGGCGATGTCGTTTACGAGCTCGGGATCCCAAGAATAGTCTTCACCGGCAATGGGTGCTTCGCACGCTGCGTCCACGACAACGTAAGACATGTTGCCCTTGAGAGTCTCGGTTCAGACTCAGAGCCTTTTGTTGTCCCCAATCTACCCGACAGGATCGAAATGACGAGGTCTCAGCTTCCGGTTTTTCTGAGAACTCCTTCTCAGTTTCCTGATAGGGTGAGGCAGCTAGAGGAGAAGAGTTTCGGAACTTTTGTCAACAGCTTCCATGACTTGGAACCTGCTTATGCTGAGCAAGTGAAAAACAAGTGGGGGAAGAAGGCGTGGATTATAGGACCAGTGTCCCTTTGCAACAGAACTGCAGAAGATAAAACCGAGAGAGGGAAGCTACCCACTATTGATGAGGAAAAATGCTTGAATTGGTTGAATTCTAAGAAACCAAATTCAGTTCTTTATGTAAGCTTTGGAAGCCTGCTTCGGTTACCCTCTGAACAGTTAAAGGAAATTGCTTGTGGTCTTGAAGCTTCTGAACAATCGTTCATTTGGGTGGTGAGGAATATCCATAACAACCCAtcagaaaacaaagaaaatgggaACGGAAACTTTCTTCCGGAAGGGTTTGAGCAGAGGATGAAGGAAACGGGTAAAGGGTTGGTTCTTAGAGGTTGGGCTCCTCAGTTGTTGATTTTGGAGCATGTTGCAATCAAAGGGTTTATGACCCATTGTGGATGGAACTCCACTTTGGAAAGTGTGTGTGCGGGAGTGCCTATGATTACGTGGCCTCTCTCGGCCGAGCAATTTTCGAATGAGAAGTTGATAACTGAGGTTTTGAAGATTGGTGTTCAAGTGGGAAGCAGAGAGTGGTTGTCGTGGAATTCAGAATGGAAAGATTTGGTGGGAAGAGAGAAGGTGGAATCCGCAGTGAGGAAGTTGATGGTGGAGAGTGAAGAGGCAGAGGAAATGACAACAAGAGTCAAAGACATTGCAGAGAAAGCTAAAAGAGCCGTGGAAGAAGGTGGAACATCTTACGCTGATGCTGAGGCGTTGATTGAGGAGCTTAAAGCTCGCAGATTGGCAAGACAAGATTAG